A section of the Rossellomorea marisflavi genome encodes:
- the yabA gene encoding DNA replication initiation control protein YabA, protein MDKKEFFDSVSNMEQQIDHLHRQLGELKEFLAEMVEENHSLKLENEHLRRRLEQTEASSAAAAGQAQAMERAGEGEKALDIGEGYDNLARLYQEGFHICNIHFGSPRKDEDCLFCLSFLNKK, encoded by the coding sequence GTGGATAAGAAAGAATTCTTTGATTCAGTCAGTAATATGGAACAACAAATTGATCATTTACATCGTCAATTGGGTGAGCTCAAGGAGTTCCTGGCTGAGATGGTGGAGGAGAATCATTCTTTGAAGCTTGAGAATGAACATTTACGCCGCAGGCTGGAGCAAACGGAGGCCTCATCCGCAGCGGCTGCCGGACAAGCGCAAGCAATGGAACGAGCAGGAGAAGGGGAGAAGGCACTGGATATCGGGGAAGGTTACGATAACCTTGCCCGCCTGTATCAGGAAGGCTTCCACATCTGCAATATCCATTTCGGCAGTCCGCGCAAGGATGAAGATTGTCTGTTCTGCCTTTCCTTTTTAAATAAAAAATAG
- a CDS encoding tRNA1(Val) (adenine(37)-N6)-methyltransferase, which produces MLELKDDERLDYLLAEDMRIIQSPSVFSFSLDAVLLAHFTYLPLQRGKIVDLCSGNGIIPLLMGARTNVPITGVEIQERLHDMATRSIRYNKLDDQIEMKLGDVKEIGNLLHHSHFDVVTCNPPYFETPAEDKRNENEHFAIARHEILCTLEDTIEAAAFVLKQRGKAAFVHRPGRLLDILSLMRKHRLEPKRLRFVYPKAGREANTILVEGIKDGKPDLKILPPLYVYDEHGEYTEEVREMLFGKGGNKDEPTEKL; this is translated from the coding sequence ATGCTTGAACTAAAAGATGATGAACGATTGGATTACTTATTGGCAGAAGATATGAGGATCATCCAGAGTCCCTCGGTGTTTTCATTTTCCCTGGATGCCGTCCTCCTTGCCCACTTCACCTACCTTCCACTCCAAAGGGGGAAGATCGTCGACCTCTGTTCGGGAAACGGGATCATTCCCCTTCTGATGGGAGCGAGGACGAATGTACCCATCACGGGAGTGGAGATTCAGGAAAGGCTCCATGATATGGCGACGCGGAGCATCAGGTACAACAAGCTCGATGATCAGATTGAGATGAAGCTCGGGGACGTGAAAGAGATCGGTAATCTTCTTCATCACTCCCATTTTGATGTCGTCACATGCAATCCACCGTATTTCGAGACCCCTGCAGAGGACAAACGGAATGAGAACGAGCACTTTGCGATTGCGAGGCACGAGATACTCTGTACCCTCGAAGACACGATAGAGGCTGCCGCCTTTGTGTTGAAACAGCGCGGGAAAGCGGCCTTCGTCCATAGACCGGGACGGTTGCTGGATATTCTTTCTCTGATGAGGAAGCATAGACTCGAGCCGAAGAGATTGCGATTCGTCTATCCGAAGGCCGGGCGTGAAGCCAATACGATCCTGGTGGAGGGGATCAAGGACGGCAAGCCCGACCTGAAGATCCTGCCACCGCTATATGTATACGATGAACATGGAGAGTACACCGAAGAAGTGAGGGAGATGCTCTTCGGGAAGGGAGGCAACAAGGATGAACCAACAGAAAAGCTTTGA
- the rsmI gene encoding 16S rRNA (cytidine(1402)-2'-O)-methyltransferase, whose translation MNQQKSFEDGQTGSLYLVPTPIGNLEDMTFRAIRMMKEATVIAAEDTRNTKKLCNYFEIQTPIVSYHEHNKEASGPKLIERMKDGETVALVSDAGMPSISDPGYELVQLAIEEGVAVIPLPGANAALTALIASGLAPQPFYFYGFLHRGKKDKRNELEELKQIESTFILYESPHRLKETLKELHTSLGNRQIVVCRELTKKFEEFIRGSLEEVMEWAQDGEVRGEFCLLIEGRPPGEKVAEEEWWTSLPVKEHVEHYMEKEGASSKDAIKKVSLERSLPKRDVYQAYHVE comes from the coding sequence ATGAACCAACAGAAAAGCTTTGAAGACGGTCAGACAGGGAGCCTGTACCTCGTCCCGACTCCAATCGGAAACCTGGAAGACATGACGTTCCGGGCAATCAGGATGATGAAGGAAGCGACGGTCATCGCCGCCGAGGATACGCGGAATACGAAGAAGCTCTGTAATTATTTCGAAATTCAGACCCCGATCGTCAGCTACCATGAACATAATAAGGAAGCAAGTGGCCCGAAGCTGATTGAACGGATGAAAGACGGGGAGACCGTAGCCCTTGTAAGCGATGCGGGTATGCCGTCTATCTCAGATCCCGGATATGAGCTTGTACAGCTGGCAATCGAAGAAGGAGTGGCTGTCATTCCGCTTCCGGGTGCCAATGCTGCCCTCACTGCGCTTATCGCTTCCGGACTCGCTCCACAGCCATTTTACTTCTATGGCTTCCTGCATCGGGGGAAGAAGGATAAGAGGAACGAGCTGGAGGAACTGAAGCAGATCGAAAGCACGTTCATCCTTTATGAATCACCGCACAGGTTAAAAGAAACCCTCAAGGAGCTTCACACCTCTCTTGGTAACCGTCAAATCGTGGTCTGCCGTGAGCTGACGAAGAAGTTCGAGGAATTCATCAGGGGCTCTCTTGAAGAAGTGATGGAATGGGCTCAGGACGGAGAAGTACGCGGGGAGTTCTGCCTGCTGATCGAAGGCCGGCCTCCGGGTGAAAAGGTTGCCGAGGAAGAATGGTGGACATCCCTTCCGGTGAAAGAGCATGTCGAGCATTACATGGAGAAGGAAGGCGCTTCTTCAAAAGACGCAATCAAGAAAGTGTCACTGGAGCGCTCCCTTCCGAAGCGTGATGTGTATCAAGCGTACCATGTAGAATAA
- a CDS encoding AbrB/MazE/SpoVT family DNA-binding domain-containing protein, translating to MKSTGIVRKVDELGRVVIPIELRRTLGIAEKDALEIYVDDERIILKKYKPSMTCQITGEVSDDNIKLADGKLILSREGADILLKEIQNALTTK from the coding sequence ATGAAATCTACAGGTATTGTAAGAAAAGTTGATGAACTTGGTCGTGTGGTTATTCCTATCGAATTGCGTCGTACACTAGGCATTGCTGAGAAAGACGCTCTTGAGATCTACGTTGATGACGAAAGAATCATCCTTAAGAAATACAAACCAAGCATGACTTGCCAAATCACTGGTGAAGTATCCGATGACAACATCAAACTAGCTGATGGCAAACTCATCCTTAGCCGCGAAGGTGCGGATATCCTTCTTAAAGAAATTCAAAACGCCCTTACTACAAAATAA